The following are encoded in a window of Mustela nigripes isolate SB6536 chromosome 3, MUSNIG.SB6536, whole genome shotgun sequence genomic DNA:
- the RBM12B gene encoding RNA-binding protein 12B encodes MAVVIRLLGLPFIAGPVDIRHFFTGLTIPDGGVHIIGGEIGEAFIIFATDEDARRAISRSGGFIKDSSVELFLSSKAEMQKTIEMKRTDRIGRERPGSGASGAGSLSNFVEAIKEEASNSGYGSPINQDAGFHTNGTGHGDLRPRKTRPLKAENPYLFLRGLPYLVNEDDVRVFFSGLCVDGVIFLKHHDGRNNGDAIVKFASCIDASGGLKCHRSFMGSRFIEVMQGSEQQWIEFGGNVIKEVDIPVRTEEHSPPRGINDRHFRKRSHSKSPRRTRSRSPLGFYVHLKNLSLSINKRDLRNFFRDTDLTNEQIRFLYKDERRTRYAFVMFKTLKDYNTALGLHKTVLQYRPVHIDPVSRKQMLKFIECYEKKRPVSIEKERLGHISQKYPQEGYPGQKLCIYIRNFPFDVTKVEVQKFFADFSLGEEDIYLLYDDKGVGLGEALVKFKTEEQAMKAERLNRRRFLGTEVLLRLISEAQMQEFGVNFSLMPTERMQDHSQSCDRDDHSHSFDSSDLPIYSVGPSENFRHQQEDLRQLDNFRQTQADFRQLDRSLPEDFRHSPEDFRHSPEDFRRPREEHFRRPLEDFRHPWEEDFRYPREEDFRYPREEDWRRPPEEDFRRPPKEDFRRPPEEDWRRPAEEDWRRPPEGDFRRPPEEDWRRPPEEDFRRLPQGEWRRPPEEDFRRPPEEDFRRPLEEDFRQPPEEDFRRLPGEDFRRPPEEDFRRSPEEDFRRSPEEDFRRPPPEHFRRPPPEHLRRPPPEHFRRPPPEHFRRPPQEHFRRPPQEHFRRPPQEHFRRPPQEHFRRPREEDFRHPPDEDFGGPPDEDFRHPPEEDFRSPQEEDFRCPSDEDFRRLPEEDLREPPEEDPRLPDSFRPPGEEFRNPPDDFRSHRPLVNFGRPEGGKFDFGKRSMGSFPEGRFMPDPKLNCSSGRVTPIKIMNLPFKANVNEILDFFHGYRIIPDSVSIQYNEQGLPTGEAIVAMINYNEAMAAIKDLNDRPVGPRKVKLILL; translated from the coding sequence ATGGCTGTAGTCATCCGTTTACTGGGGCTTCCTTTTATTGCGGGGCCTGTGGATATTCGTCACTTCTTCACGGGATTGACTATTCCTGATGGAGGAGTGCATATAATTGGAGGGGAAATTGGGgaggcttttattatttttgcaacagATGAAGATGCAAGACGTGCCATAAGTCGTTCAGGAGGGTTTATCAAGGATTCATCTGTAGAGCTCTTTCTTAGTAGTAAGGCAGAAATGCAGAAGactatagaaatgaaaagaactgaTCGCATAGGAAGAGAGCGACCAGGATCTGGGGCGTCGGGGGCTGGCAGCTTGTCTAACTTTGTTGAGGCTATTAAAGAAGAAGCAAGTAATTCTGGATATGGCTCTCCAATTAATCAAGATGCTGGGTTTCATACTAATGGTACAGGACATGGTGATTTAAGGCCAAGAAAGACACGGCCATTGAAGGCAGAGAATCCTTACTTGTTTCTGCGAGGTTTGCCTTACTTAGTAAATGAAGATGATGTACGTGTCTTTTTCTCTGGTTTGTGTGTGGATGGCGTGATTTTCTTGAAACATCATGATGGCCGAAATAATGGTGATGCCATAGTAAAATTTGCTTCATGTATTGATGCTTCAGGCGGTCTTAAATGTCATAGAAGTTTTATGGGTTCAAGATTCATAGAAGTAATGCAAGGCTCAGAACAACAGTGGATTGAGTTTGGTGGTAATGTAATTAAGGAGGTTGACATTCCTGTGAGAACTGAAGAACATTCTCCACCAAGAGGAATTAATGATCGACATTTTCGAAAACGATCTCATTCAAAATCTCCCAGAAGAACACGTTCTCGTTCTCCTCTTGGATTTTATGTTCACTTAAAAAATCTGTCCCTAAGTATTAACAAGAGAGatttaagaaatttctttagAGATACTGATCTGACTAATGAACAAATTAGGTTTTTAtataaagatgaaagaagaaCAAGATACGCCTTTGTGATGTTCAAAACTCTGAAAGACTATAACACTGCTCTGGGTTTACATAAGACTGTCTTACAGTATCGTCCTGTTCATATTGATCCTGTTTCTAGAAAACAAATGCTGAAATTCATCGAATGTTATGAAAAGAAAAGACCAGTGTCAATAGAGAAAGAAAGGCTTGGACATATTTCACAAAAATACCCTCAAGAAGGCTACCCTGGCCAgaaactgtgtatatatataagaaattttccttttgatgttACAAAAGTGGAAGTGCAAAAGTTCTTTGCAGACTTTTCTCTTGGAGAAGAGGACATTTACTTACTTTATGACGACAAAGGAGTTGGTCTGGGAGAAGCACTGGTGAAATTCAAAACAGAAGAACAGGCCATGAAAGCTGAACGTTTAAACCGGCGGAGATTCTTGGGGACAGAGGTATTGTTAAGACTTATATCTGAGGCACAAATGCAGGAGTTTGGTGTAAATTTTTCCTTGATGCCCACTGAGAGAATGCAAGACCATTCACAGTCATGTGATAGAGATGACCATTCCCATTCATTTGACTCAAGTGATCTACCAATATACTCAGTTGGCCCATCTGAAAACTTTAGGCATCAGCAAGAGGACTTGAGGCAACTGGACAATTTCAGGCAAACCCAGGCGGATTTCCGACAGCTTGATAGGAGCCTTCCAGAAGACTTTAGGCATTCCCCAGAGGACTTCAGGCACTCCCCAGAAGACTTTAGGCGCCCTCGGGAGGAACACTTCAGGCGGCCTCTTGAGGATTTCAGGCACCCCTGGGAGGAGGATTTTAGGTACCCTCGGGAGGAGGACTTCAGGTACCCTAGAGAGGAGGACTGGAGGCGGCCACCTGAGGAGGATTTCAGACGGCCTCCCAAGGAGGACTTCAGGCGACCCCCTGAGGAGGACTGGAGACGGCCCGCGGAGGAGGACTGGAGGAGGCCCCCGGAGGGAGACTTTAGGCGGCCACCTGAAGAGGATTGGAGGCGGCCTCCTGAGGAGGACTTCAGGCGGCTTCCTCAAGGGGAATGGAGACGACCACCTGAGGAGGACTTCAGACGACCACCTGAAGAGGACTTCAGACGACCTCTTGAGGAGGACTTCAGGCAGCCCCCTGAGGAGGATTTCAGGCGACTTCCAGGGGAAGACTTCAGGCGACCTCCCGAGGAGGATTTCAGGCGTTCTCCGGAGGAGGATTTCAGGCGTTCTCCCGAGGAGGATTTCAGGCGACCACCCCCCGAACACTTCAGACGGCCGCCCCCGGAGCACCTAAGGCGGCCGCCCCCGGAGCATTTCAGGCGGCCGCCGCCGGAGCACTTCCGCCGGCCACCCCAGGAGCACTTCCGCCGGCCGCCCCAGGAGCACTTCCGCCGGCCGCCCCAGGAGCATTTCCGCAGGCCACCCCAGGAACATTTCAGGCGCCCCCGAGAGGAAGATTTCAGGCACCCACCGGATGAAGATTTTGGAGGCCCTCCTGATGAAGACTTTAGGCATCCTCCTGAGGAAGACTTCAGGAGCCCCCAGGAGGAAGATTTTAGATGCCCTTCTGATGAGGACTTCAGGCGGCTCCCGGAGGAAGACCTCAGGGAACCTCCAGAGGAGGACCCTAGACTTCCTGACAGTTTTAGACCTCCTGGTGAGGAGTTTAGGAACCCACCTGATGACTTTAGAAGTCATCGCCCTTTAGTGAATTTTGGTCGCCCAGAAGGTGGCAAGTTTGATTTTGGAAAGCGCAGTATGGGAAGTTTTCCTGAGGGGAGATTTATGCCTGATCCAAAATTAAATTGTAGTTCAGGTAGAGTAACACCTATCAAGATAATGAATCTTCCATTTAAAGCTAATGTTAATGAAATTCTAGACTTTTTCCATGGTTATAGAATCATACCTGATTCAGTTTCAATACAGTATAATGAGCAAGGATTACCTACAGGGGAAGCCATTGTTGCTATGATAAACTATAATGAAGCTATGGCTGCTATTAAAGATCTAAATGATAGGCCAGTTGGCCCTCGCAAAGTTAAGTTAATTTTGCTCTAG